A DNA window from Vagococcus penaei contains the following coding sequences:
- the rimI gene encoding ribosomal protein S18-alanine N-acetyltransferase, with the protein MYQYVDGKTPINHMRLAVDLFDLSQSAFLASGSPWTESQFTESFANHQLFYILFYDEQSVVQGYICCQWVLDEAELLLIAVHPELRGQSIASRLIQQAREYLMKQKVIQFYLEVRASNQSAQMVYLKNQFQIVGERKNYYHQPKETAIIMATKLQEE; encoded by the coding sequence ATGTATCAGTACGTTGATGGTAAGACACCAATCAATCATATGCGATTAGCGGTCGACCTCTTTGATTTGAGTCAATCTGCCTTTTTAGCGAGTGGCTCACCATGGACGGAATCACAGTTTACGGAGTCTTTTGCTAATCACCAATTATTTTATATTTTATTTTACGATGAACAATCTGTCGTTCAAGGGTATATTTGTTGTCAGTGGGTGTTAGATGAGGCTGAGTTGCTATTAATTGCGGTACATCCTGAACTAAGAGGTCAATCAATTGCTAGTAGGCTTATTCAACAGGCCAGGGAGTATTTAATGAAACAAAAAGTAATACAATTTTATCTCGAAGTTCGAGCATCTAACCAAAGTGCTCAAATGGTTTATCTTAAAAATCAATTTCAGATTGTGGGAGAAAGAAAAAATTATTATCATCAGCCAAAAGAAACGGCAATTATTATGGCTACAAAGCTACAGGAAGAGTGA
- the rimI gene encoding ribosomal protein S18-alanine N-acetyltransferase has protein sequence MLSGFNFFKKPFVTEGLDLIQMVHPSHRILRSNLTDIAIFQQIMRQIYDGKSPWSYSIFFMELSPSSRSIYFKYLINQQVIGFIGIRIQGINAHITNLAISPHYQGQGYAKALLTFIVQYVLKKDCHEITLEVNRMNQRAIGLYEQFGFNQRGIKHNYYKRSGQDAIDMIYQLGCDHHVSVR, from the coding sequence ATGTTAAGCGGGTTTAATTTTTTTAAAAAGCCGTTTGTTACTGAAGGACTAGATTTAATTCAAATGGTGCATCCATCACATCGAATTTTACGTAGTAATTTAACGGATATTGCTATTTTCCAACAAATTATGCGTCAAATATATGATGGTAAATCACCTTGGAGTTATTCGATTTTTTTTATGGAGCTAAGTCCAAGTAGTCGTTCGATTTATTTTAAATATTTAATTAATCAGCAAGTGATTGGATTTATTGGTATTCGGATTCAAGGGATTAATGCGCATATTACTAATCTAGCGATTTCACCACATTATCAAGGTCAAGGCTATGCTAAAGCGCTACTGACATTTATTGTACAATATGTGTTGAAAAAAGATTGCCATGAAATCACTCTTGAAGTGAATCGAATGAATCAACGGGCGATTGGCTTGTACGAACAATTTGGTTTTAATCAGCGTGGGATTAAGCACAATTATTATAAACGTTCAGGTCAAGACGCGATTGACATGATTTATCAGTTGGGATGTGATCATCATGTATCAGTACGTTGA